From the Planktothricoides raciborskii GIHE-MW2 genome, the window TGAAAAAACCCCCCTTTGACCGCCATCGGGCAGGGGGGGTTTGGGATCGGTTAGACCGGAGGAAAATCAACTAACCTAACCAATATATTCCTGAAGTGCTTTCACCTCTAGGGGTTGGGATTTCAGGGTGCGAATGGCCGCTACCGTAGCCTTGGCTCCAGCAATGGTGGTGATAATCGGCAGTTTGTAATCCAGGGCAGTACGACGAATGCGTCGGCCTTCCGCTTGGGCATCTTCCCCAGAAGGAGTGTTGATAATAAATTGAATGTTTTCATTCTTAATCCAGTCGATCACATTCGGGCGACCTTCATAGATTTTCAACACTAAATCTACGTCATTAATGCCGTTTTCCTGTAAGACTCGTCGCGTCCCGGAGGTGGCCACTACCTTAAAGCCCAACTGGACTAACTCCTTGACCACGGGAACCACCGCATTTTTGTCGCGATCGCTCATGGAAACAAACACCGTCCCCCCGGTAGCTAGTTTCACACTTGCGGCCATCTCTGCTTTGGCAAATGACTTGCCAAAATCGATGTCAATGCCCATTACTTCCCCAGTGGAGCGCATTTCTGGGCCAAGTAAGGTATCGGCACCAGGGAATTTATTAAAGGGCAGCACCGCTTCTTTCACGGCAATATGTTCGGGGATGACTTCAGCGGTAAATCCGAGAGATTGTAGGGTTTCCCCGGCCATGATCCGGGAGGCGAGTTTGGCCAAGGGGACGCCGATCGCCTTAGAGACAAAGGGTACAGTCCGAGAAGCGCGGGGGTTGGCTTCCAAGATATAAACTTGTGGGTCATAGCCGCTGGCGCCCGCCACCGCATATTGAATATTCATCAAGCCCACCACTTTGAGGGCTTTGGCAATTTGATAAGTCCAAGTGCGGATCTTATTCATCACCGAGGGGGATAGGGTGATCGCGGGAATAGAACAAGCGGAGTCCCCAGAGTGAACCCCGGCTTGTTCGATGTGTTCCATGATGCCGCCAATGACTACATTGCCCGTAGCATCAGCGATCGCATCCACATCCACCTCAATGGCATTTTCCAAGAAGCCATCAATTAAAATCGGGTGGTCCGGTTCTACCTGCACCGCGAGGGTCATGTACCGTTCCAGTTCACTATCGGAATAGACGATTTCCATTGCCCGTCCCCCTAACACATAAGACGGACGCACCACCACCGGATAGCCGATTTTTTGGGCGATCGCCAGGGCTTCCTCGTAGCTGCGGGCAAGACCGTTGGGGGGCTGCTTAATATTCAGCTCTCGGAGGATTTTCTCAAAGCGTTCCCGGTCTTCGGCAATATCAATAGAGTCAGGAGAGGTGCCCCAAATTTTCGTATCTAAGCCCGGAGTTAAGCCGTAGGTTTCCGGATCGTTCAGGGCTTTCTCAATGGGTACGGCCAATTTCAACGGGGTTTGACCGCCAAATTGAATAATCACCCCTTGGGGATTTTCCGCTTCAATAATATTCAGCACATCCTCTTTGGTCAGAGGTTCAAAGTAAAGCCGGTCTGAGGTGTCGTAGTCCGTGGAGACGGTTTCCGGGTTGGAGTTGACCATGATGGTTTCATAGCCGTTAGCCCGCAGAGCATAAGAAGCATGACAGCAGCAGTAGTCAAATTCAATCCCTTGACCAATGCGGTTCGGGCCACCACCGAGAATCATTACCTTGGGTTTGTCGGAGCTCCTGACTTCGGTTTCCGGTTCGTAGGTGGAGTAATAATACGGCGTATAAGCTTCAAATTCAGCGGCACAGGTGTCTACCAGTTTGTACACGG encodes:
- the carB gene encoding carbamoyl-phosphate synthase large subunit, giving the protein MPRRDDIKKILLIGSGPIIIGQACEFDYSGTQACKALRQEGYEVVLVNSNPATIMTDPETADRTYVEPLTPEMVEKVIAKERPDAMLPTMGGQTALNIAVDLSKNGVLDKYGVELIGAKLPAIEKAEDRQLFKEAMEKIGIQCCPSGIAHNIDEAKTVAQQIGSYPLIIRPGFTLGGTGGGIAYNQEEFEEMAQAGIDASPVSEILIEQSLLGWKEYELEVMRDLADNVVIICSIENLDPMGVHTGDSITVAPAQTLTDKEYQRLRDASIAIIREIGVETGGSNIQFAVNPVNGDVVVIEMNPRVSRSSALASKATGFPIAKFAAKLAVGYTLPEISNDITQKTPASFEPTIDYVVTKIPRFAFEKFPGSKPVLTTQMKSVGEAMAIGRTFQESLQKALRSLEIGRFGWGCDRDEVLPSLGQISAGLRTPNPDRIFTLRHAMLMGMSNQEIYEITGIDPWFLDKMSDLLETEKFLKRTPLKNLTQELMFEIKRQGYSDRQIAYATKTTEDQVRVYRKQLGVTPVYKLVDTCAAEFEAYTPYYYSTYEPETEVRSSDKPKVMILGGGPNRIGQGIEFDYCCCHASYALRANGYETIMVNSNPETVSTDYDTSDRLYFEPLTKEDVLNIIEAENPQGVIIQFGGQTPLKLAVPIEKALNDPETYGLTPGLDTKIWGTSPDSIDIAEDRERFEKILRELNIKQPPNGLARSYEEALAIAQKIGYPVVVRPSYVLGGRAMEIVYSDSELERYMTLAVQVEPDHPILIDGFLENAIEVDVDAIADATGNVVIGGIMEHIEQAGVHSGDSACSIPAITLSPSVMNKIRTWTYQIAKALKVVGLMNIQYAVAGASGYDPQVYILEANPRASRTVPFVSKAIGVPLAKLASRIMAGETLQSLGFTAEVIPEHIAVKEAVLPFNKFPGADTLLGPEMRSTGEVMGIDIDFGKSFAKAEMAASVKLATGGTVFVSMSDRDKNAVVPVVKELVQLGFKVVATSGTRRVLQENGINDVDLVLKIYEGRPNVIDWIKNENIQFIINTPSGEDAQAEGRRIRRTALDYKLPIITTIAGAKATVAAIRTLKSQPLEVKALQEYIG